The genomic segment GGCCGGCCGCACCGGTTGCGGGCTGTGCGGGACCGAGTCGCTCGACCACGTCTTGCGCATACCGCCCCGCATCGAAAGCACGACCGTACTCCATCCGGCGGCGTTCGAGCGCGCCTTTTCCGAGCTTCACGCCAGCCAGGCCTTGCTTCACGACACGGGCGCAACGCATGCTGCCGCCTGGATGCGCGCCGACGGCGAGGTCACCATCGTGCGCGAGGATGTCGGCCGCCATAACGCGCTGGACAAGCTTGCCGGGGCACTTGCCCGCAGCAACGAGGATCGGGCCAGCGGTGCGACGATCGTGACGAGCCGCGCAAGCTACGAGATGGTCCTCAAGACCGCGTCGATCGGTACAGGAATCCTGGCGGCAGTATCCGGCCCGACCGGGCTGGCCGTGCGGCTGGCGGAAGCTGTCGGGGTTACTCTGGTCGGCTTCGTACGGAATGGAAGCCTGGTGGTCTATGCGCATCCGCAACGGTTGCGCTTCTTATAGCACCAGGCGTTGCCCGTATATCCGCTCCGTTGCGCGGCGGCATATCAGGTACCCGATGTCCTACGTCAGCTGGTACTGACGATCCGGCACCTTGGGCGCAGGAACTTCACTATCGCAAAGTTCAAGCAGCGAGCGCTCGATATTGCAAGCTATCGCATCCAGAGCCAACGCGTTGGGTGCTTTGCTGAACGGCTCCGAGACCTCGTCGGCAATCGCTTCCAGCGCAATCAGCGTGTATGCGACGAATACGGAAACAATCGGCGTGAACAACTCTGTCGAATCAACCAGCCCGAACGGAAGCATGATGCAATAGGCGTACACGGTACGATGCAGCAGTACGCCGTATGCGAACGGAATCGGTGTCGAGGCAATGCGCTCGCAACCGCCCACGGTGCCCTCCAGCTCATTGAGTTGTGTGTCGAACACCCAGAGGCCGGAATCCGAGACGATACCGGTGGCCACGAACCGGCCCAACTCGGACCGTATGTCATTGAGAAGCGCAACCGGCCGATACTGTTTCCTGCACAACCGCTCTGCCTCCTCGCGGCCCAGCAGCCGCGCGAAATCCGGCGTCGGATCCGTTTTGCGAAGTTCATGCTTCAATGCATAGACAAAGGCGATGAGCTTGCGAATCAGCCGGATTCGGTCAATGCCTTCGTTGTCCGGTATGTAGCTCAGGACTTGCGATGCCAGTGACCGGGACGCGATCAGGACATGCCCCCAGATCAGCCGCGCTTCCTTGAAGCGCTCATAGCTTGCGTTGTTGCGGAAGGCCAGGAAGATGGTAAGTGCCACGCCAAACAGTGTAAACGGCGCTGTGTTCAGCGGTATCTTCTCTCCCAATATGCGTCCCTGGGTCAGGACAGCAAAGCCACTGACAAAGGCCAGGAAGACAAGTTGTGGAATGATCGCTTGCAGCACCGAACCATTCCACACAAATAACATGCTGAACCAGTTCCTCTTTGGCCGCACTATCATGATTCTTCTCTAGCGAACGAAGCAGCGTTCGAGCTCTTCCAGAAGCCGGAATCCCATCCCCGCGTTCAGGAGCCCGCAGCGCCGGATGGTGCCTGACTGTCAGCAGTCGCACGGCTCGCCTTCTTTGTCGTGGCGCTCTTCGCGGCGGTCTTCGCAGGACTGGCTTCGCCCTTATCGGGCTGAGCCGTGGCAGCCTTGCTGATCGTTACCTCGGCTCTTTCCTTGTCATACCCGATTTCAACGCTGTCACCGGCCGCCAGCTTGGCTCCCAGGATCTCCCTGGCCAGCCTTGTCTCCACCGACTGCCGGATCTGGCGCTTCAGCTCGCGGGCACCGAACTCCGGCTGGTAGCCAACCTCGACCAGGTGGTCAAGGAGGGCGTCGCTCAGCTTCACTGTAATGTCCTGCGCCGCCGCGGTGCGGACCACGCGATCGAGCTGGATCTGCACCACTGCGCGGATGTTGTCCCGCGA from the Cupriavidus sp. WKF15 genome contains:
- the fdhD gene encoding formate dehydrogenase accessory sulfurtransferase FdhD, producing MKGDMPEAGLANGMTGMPVQRTLAVRRWVHGTVTAMDDQLAEEVPVALEYNGISHAVMLATPADLEDFAIGFSLTEGIVGRVGDIYGIDMKAAESGITLRISIASAAFAELKARRRALAGRTGCGLCGTESLDHVLRIPPRIESTTVLHPAAFERAFSELHASQALLHDTGATHAAAWMRADGEVTIVREDVGRHNALDKLAGALARSNEDRASGATIVTSRASYEMVLKTASIGTGILAAVSGPTGLAVRLAEAVGVTLVGFVRNGSLVVYAHPQRLRFL
- a CDS encoding bestrophin family ion channel, whose translation is MIVRPKRNWFSMLFVWNGSVLQAIIPQLVFLAFVSGFAVLTQGRILGEKIPLNTAPFTLFGVALTIFLAFRNNASYERFKEARLIWGHVLIASRSLASQVLSYIPDNEGIDRIRLIRKLIAFVYALKHELRKTDPTPDFARLLGREEAERLCRKQYRPVALLNDIRSELGRFVATGIVSDSGLWVFDTQLNELEGTVGGCERIASTPIPFAYGVLLHRTVYAYCIMLPFGLVDSTELFTPIVSVFVAYTLIALEAIADEVSEPFSKAPNALALDAIACNIERSLLELCDSEVPAPKVPDRQYQLT